The Dehalococcoidia bacterium DNA window CGGAGCGCTGTTCGGCGGGCCGCTGGCGCGGCGCACGGCGGGCCGGCCCCAGCAGGCGCTGGTGCAGCGCTACTACGTCGACCTGGCGCTGGCCGCCGTCTGCGGCATGTTGCTCTGGGAGCTGAACCAGCGCGGCGCCGTGTTCAAGACCGGCGGCGCGGGCGGGCTCTCCTCCGACCCGCTGCTGCTGCTCTCGCCCGCGCTGCTCACCCTGGCGATCGCGGCGCTGGCGCTGCGCGTCTATCCGCCGGCGCTGCGGCTGGCGGCGCGCCTCTCGGCCGCGGCCTCGGGCGTCACCGTCGTCTCCGGCCTGCGCCAGCTCACGCGCAACCCGGCGCAGTACACCCGCCTCGGCCTGCTGCTGATGATGGGCGTGGCCGTCGGCGCCTTCGCCGCCAGCTACAGCGACACGACCACGCGCAGCTTCCGCGAGCGCGTGCTCTACCAGGCGGGCACGGACCTGCGCGGCGCCCTGCCCGCGGGCACCGGCCGCGACCAGCCGGCCACGGTCGACGCCCGCTTCGGCAAGGCGCCCGGGGTGGCGCAGGCGAGCGGCGTCACGCGCCTGGACGCCGAGCTGGGCACGCCCGGCGCCGGCCGCGTGCCGCTGCAACTGCTCGCCTTCGACCCGAGCGCCGCGCGGCAGATGCTCTGGTTCCGCGGCGGGCTGGCGGGGGAATCGCTCGACACGATCACGGAACAGCTCGGTAAGCCGACGGCGCAGATCGGCAAGCCGCTGCCGGGCCAGCCGGTCAGCTTCAGCCTCTGGGCGAACGTGCAGGCGCCGCAGTCCAATACCACGGTCTGGGCGCGCCTGCGCGACGCCAACGGCGAGTATCAGCTGTACGAGCTGGGCTCGCTCGACTTCACCGGCTGGCGCCAGCTCAGCGGCAAGCTCAGCCGCGTGGGCACGGCGCCGGCCTTCCCGGCCAGCCTCGTGGCGATCGTGATGACCGAGCCGGGCAGCCAGCTCCAGGGCAAGCCGCAGCCGGTCTACTTCGACGACTTCAGCGTCACGCAGCCCGACGGCAGCTCGCAGGCCGTCGAAGATTTCGAGCAGTCAAACGACTGGCGGCCGGCGCTGACCAACGCCGGCGAACAGGACGAGGCGGCCGTGACCAGCGACCAGCACCACGGCGGCACGCGCGCCCTGTGCTTCAGCTTCCCCACCGGCACCGACACCGCCGGCGTGCGTGGCTTCTACGTCTCCGACCCGAACGTGCCGCTGCCCGCCGTCGTCTCCAAAGAGTTCGCCCGCATCACCGGGCTCAAGGTCGGCGGCATCAGCAGCCTGGCCGTGGCCGATCACCTCGTGCCGATCCGCATCCAGGCGATCATCGATCTGTTCCCGACGCTGGACCCGCGCCAGGCGCCCTACGTGCTGCTCAACCGCGCCCACCTGGTCGAATGGCTGGACCGCATCACCGACTCGCCGCAGGCCACGGCTAACGAGGTCTGGCTGCAGGCCGCGCCGGGCGCCGACCGCGCGGCGCTGGTGCGCACGCTGCAAAGCTCGCCGTATCAACTGAACGCGCTGATCGATCGCGCCCACCTGCTGACATTGAACGGCGCCGACCCGCTGCTCGTGGCCAGCGGCAGCGGCGTGTTGTTCCTCTCGTTCGTCGCCGCCCTGGCGCTGGTGACGGGCGCGTTCCTGGTGACGCTGTTCAACTCGCTGCGCCGGCGGCGGCTGGAGTTCGCGGTGATGACCACGCTCGGCCTGGGCCGGCGGCGCGTCTTCGGCATGCTGGTCTTCGAGTTCGCGATCGTCTCGATCGTGGGCGCGGCGATCGGCGTGGCGCTGGGACTGGGCGTGAGCCGGCTGATGCTCTCCTTCCTCAGCGTGACGGAGACGGGCGAGAAGGTGCAGCCGCCCTTCGTGCTGGTGACGAACTGGGCCGTGCTCGGCGTGGCGCTCGGCCTGCTGGCGGCGATCGTGGCGCTCAGCATCGCGCTGGCGGCGCGGCTCTTCACCGCCGGCTCGCCCGGCGCCGTGCTGCGCGAAGCGGAGTGACGGCGGCATCGTCGCCGGTCTACGCGCTCGCGGCCGGTTTCGCGGCCCGCGCAGCGGCCTTCGCCCGCGCCGCCTGCACGATCGCGGGCGGCGCCTTCTCCGGCGAGCCGGCATCAAAGGGCGGCTGCGGGTCGTACTCGATGGCGAGCTGAATCGCCTGCGCCGTCTCCGCTCCGGCGATCTCGTTCGCCAGCGTCAGCGCCATGTCGATGCCGGACGAGACGCCGGCGGCGGTGATGATCTTGCCCTGCCGCACCACGCGCCGGGCAACAGGACGGGCGCCGTACCGCGCCAGCGTCTCGCGCTCCAGCCAGTGCGTCGTCGCCTCCAGCCCTTCCAGCAGCCCCGCGGCGGCAAGCAGCAGGGCGCCCGTGCAGACCGACGTCGTCCATTGCGTGCTGCGGTGCACACCGCGAATCCACTCCAGCAGCCCGGGGTCGTGCATCAGCGGGCGCGTGCCGAGGCCGCCGGGCAGCAGCAGGATCTCCGGGGCCGTGATCTCATCCAGCGCGTAGTCGGCGCTGAGGCCGAGCCGCAGATTGTCGGTGCGCACGAGGCCGCGGGCCTTAGCCGCAAACTTCACCTCCGCGCCGGGCAGCCGCGTCAGCACCTCGTAGGGGCCGATCGCGTCCAGCGCGGTGATGCCGTCGAAGAGGACGATCGCGATCTCCATGCGCTTTCCCTCACCTTCGTCGCGGGCGTGGCGCGGCCGTCGCTGCCGCGGGCCTGCGCCCGTCAGCCTTGCCGCCGTACCCCAGGTCTCGCCGGTGCGCCAAGCGTTGGCAACGACGGCGAGCGGACGACGGCCGCCAGTCTACGCCTTCACTCGGCGCCGCCGGCGAACTTGGGCCGGTGCTCTTTCGCCGGCGCGCCCGTGCGGGCGCCCGGGGGCTCGCGGAACCGGCGGGCGGCGTGCGTGTCGTACTCCAGGCCGTAGATGCGCTTGAGGTCGGCGATCGCCGCCAGCGAACGCTTGCCGTGCGGACTGGCGGCCATCTCGCCCTCCTGCCCAGGCACCGGCTCGAAGGAGTGCAGCACGATCTTTTCGAGCAGCTGCCCCAGCGTGATGCCGTCGAACTCCGCCAGCCCCTTCAGGACTTTGACCAGCCGCTTCTCCATACGCACGCCCAACTGCACCCGCTCAGCGGTGACCGGTTCGGCTGCCTCTGCCATCGTCGTCCTCCACATACCTGCAACCATGGTGATTGGGACCGAGGTAACTTGGTAACAGGTAACTCACGGTGCATAGTGCAACAGAATCCGTACCCAGTCAAGCCACGCCCGGTCGCCCGGTGCCGCACCGCAGTCGCGCCATCGCCCGCGGCCGGGCGCTGTGCCAGACTGGGGCGATGAGCGAAGCGACGGACCGATCGGCCGGCCTGCGCGTGATCTTCCTCGGCACCGGCGATCCGTTCGCCAGCGGCGGCCGCCTGCAAAGCGCGATCTTGATCGACGCGGGCGCGGGCGGCCGCTTCCTGCTGGATTGCGGCGCCACCACGCTCGTGGCGCTTGCGCGGGCGGGTATCGACCCGGACTCGATCGACGGCGTGCTGCTCAGCCACTTTCACGGCGACCACGCCGGCGGCCTGCCGCTGCTGCTGCTCGATCTCGTCGCCAACCGCGAAGGCGACGGCGCCCGGCCGCCGCGCGCCCGGCCCCTAACGATCGCCGGTCCGGAGGGGACGGAGGAGTTCCTGCGCGAGGCGCTGGCGCTCTTCCGCTGGTCTGGGGCGCTGGAGGCCGCGCATGCCGCCGGTGCGCTGCGCTTCGTCACGCTCGTCACGGGCAGCGGCAGCACGATCGACGCGCTGCGCGTGCTGCCGTTCGCCGCCGTGCACACGCCGGAGGCGCTGATGTTCCGGCTCACACTGGCCGGACGCACGCTCGCCTACTCAGGCGACACCGCCTGGACCGAGGCGATCCTGCCCCTCTGCATGGATGCCGACCTGTTCATCTGCCAGACCTACACCTTCGCCCTGCCGCAGCGCACGATGCTCAGCCACGCCGAGCTGATGGCGCGGCGATCGCGGCTCTCCTGCCGGCGGCTGGTGCTGGTGCACATCGGCGCGGAGATGCAACGCCACCTGGCCGAAGCCGGCGCCCGGGTGGCCGAAGACGGTATGACGATCGATCTGTGAGCCGGCGCAGCGAGGGCGCAGGGCATGCGGCGTAGGAGTGACGAATGCGACCGCCACGCTGCTCGTTCCTCTCGCTACGCCGCACCTGCTTGGGCCGTCTGCCACGGCGGTCCCTGCACCCCTGTCCCGTCGCCCGTCGCCCTACGCCCTCCGTGTATCATGGCGGCAGGCGCCAGCCGCAACCGATCGCGCCCATCCCCAGTTCTGCCCGTGGAGATCGCACACCATGGCCGCACCGCTCGAAGGCATCACGATCCTCGACTTCACCCGCTACCAGCAGGGGCCGTTTGCCACCGTCATGCTCTCCGACATGGGCGCGGACGTGATCAAAGTTGAAGAGCGGCGCAACGGGGATTTAGGCCGCTCGCTGGGCATGCAGGCGGACGGCTACTCCGGCTACTTCGAGGCGCACAACCGCAACAAGCGCAGCATCACGCTCGACGTG harbors:
- a CDS encoding MBL fold metallo-hydrolase, with amino-acid sequence MSEATDRSAGLRVIFLGTGDPFASGGRLQSAILIDAGAGGRFLLDCGATTLVALARAGIDPDSIDGVLLSHFHGDHAGGLPLLLLDLVANREGDGARPPRARPLTIAGPEGTEEFLREALALFRWSGALEAAHAAGALRFVTLVTGSGSTIDALRVLPFAAVHTPEALMFRLTLAGRTLAYSGDTAWTEAILPLCMDADLFICQTYTFALPQRTMLSHAELMARRSRLSCRRLVLVHIGAEMQRHLAEAGARVAEDGMTIDL
- a CDS encoding FtsX-like permease family protein is translated as MGTALLLLYQRMRANVRLLAALLLGVLIAATLLATAPVYARAMADTGIAFAVSHRLGVPPTTQITTYEQGFPLGTGDARAVQDAVGKRLQQRTGSFSKDSARYYKLPALTLGQPGQPLQTGDARSTVFVQAVDGLERHIKVTEGALPRAQAAPAAGSAPPELQIAVSASAAGYADLHVGDHILLGDTFDDCERHPPRMDQPPDPPCTPHTTVQFTLPAVVSALIAPSNPDDWIWADGVESYFAGRAPIIQQGPQIPAFVPIGTMQGVLSALFPDYWVNQEWLSNAEPAKLTRDTYRRAINDVVALRDEVLNAGFLGFSPLPDALNGFATQYSYNQTTLVILLLQIAAIALFYVVIVGAMIVERQTPETALLRSRGASPAQLLGVTLAEGLVLAVPCALVAPFLAVLVTRLLGLTPAFRDVTGGSLIPAHVDALAFALAALGALLAVLALLVPAAIGALFGGPLARRTAGRPQQALVQRYYVDLALAAVCGMLLWELNQRGAVFKTGGAGGLSSDPLLLLSPALLTLAIAALALRVYPPALRLAARLSAAASGVTVVSGLRQLTRNPAQYTRLGLLLMMGVAVGAFAASYSDTTTRSFRERVLYQAGTDLRGALPAGTGRDQPATVDARFGKAPGVAQASGVTRLDAELGTPGAGRVPLQLLAFDPSAARQMLWFRGGLAGESLDTITEQLGKPTAQIGKPLPGQPVSFSLWANVQAPQSNTTVWARLRDANGEYQLYELGSLDFTGWRQLSGKLSRVGTAPAFPASLVAIVMTEPGSQLQGKPQPVYFDDFSVTQPDGSSQAVEDFEQSNDWRPALTNAGEQDEAAVTSDQHHGGTRALCFSFPTGTDTAGVRGFYVSDPNVPLPAVVSKEFARITGLKVGGISSLAVADHLVPIRIQAIIDLFPTLDPRQAPYVLLNRAHLVEWLDRITDSPQATANEVWLQAAPGADRAALVRTLQSSPYQLNALIDRAHLLTLNGADPLLVASGSGVLFLSFVAALALVTGAFLVTLFNSLRRRRLEFAVMTTLGLGRRRVFGMLVFEFAIVSIVGAAIGVALGLGVSRLMLSFLSVTETGEKVQPPFVLVTNWAVLGVALGLLAAIVALSIALAARLFTAGSPGAVLREAE
- a CDS encoding DJ-1/PfpI family protein, which produces MEIAIVLFDGITALDAIGPYEVLTRLPGAEVKFAAKARGLVRTDNLRLGLSADYALDEITAPEILLLPGGLGTRPLMHDPGLLEWIRGVHRSTQWTTSVCTGALLLAAAGLLEGLEATTHWLERETLARYGARPVARRVVRQGKIITAAGVSSGIDMALTLANEIAGAETAQAIQLAIEYDPQPPFDAGSPEKAPPAIVQAARAKAAARAAKPAASA